The Candidatus Nitrosotenuis cloacae genome contains a region encoding:
- a CDS encoding winged helix-turn-helix domain-containing protein yields MADDVLREVVIDEEEKKQRALEVFSDNYTRAILSILMENPKSALQISTETKIPPTTVYRKVGHLLEHNLIRISGQIAENGKKNFLYKSKIKSFHITFTKDKFTILANTNGSCKFCLH; encoded by the coding sequence TTGGCAGATGATGTATTACGTGAAGTAGTCATCGACGAGGAGGAAAAAAAGCAGAGGGCACTGGAGGTGTTCTCTGACAACTATACCCGGGCAATTCTCTCAATACTGATGGAAAACCCAAAATCCGCACTACAGATCTCAACTGAGACAAAGATTCCGCCTACCACCGTATACCGAAAGGTTGGACATCTGCTTGAGCACAACCTGATTCGGATCTCAGGCCAGATTGCGGAGAACGGGAAAAAGAACTTTCTCTACAAGAGCAAAATCAAGTCGTTCCACATCACGTTCACAAAGGACAAGTTTACGATTCTTGCAAACACCAACGGCAGCTGCAAGTTCTGCCTGCATTAG
- a CDS encoding nucleotidyltransferase family protein, whose protein sequence is MQAVILAGGIGSRLKPITDYVPKPLIPINNIPIIEWQIRYLKKFGVNNVIICSGYKSEQIRNYLEHRKNLGVKIQYSIERAPLGTGGAIKKAAKLLREKSFLVINGDILSTIDIRKLYKKPNCIALVELRTRFGTVDLDGDKITRFKEKKPIRAVWMNSGIYHLQKDIVGGLPSKGAIEDTAFLKYAAGGRLFGIKFSDDFWCSIDSHKDIEECSKTMKMKNYEKFVKQG, encoded by the coding sequence GTGCAAGCAGTCATCCTGGCAGGAGGAATAGGAAGCAGACTCAAGCCAATCACCGACTATGTGCCAAAGCCGCTCATCCCAATCAACAACATCCCGATAATAGAGTGGCAGATAAGATATCTCAAAAAATTCGGCGTAAACAACGTCATCATATGCTCAGGATACAAATCGGAGCAGATTCGCAATTACCTAGAACATCGAAAAAACCTCGGCGTAAAGATTCAGTATTCCATAGAGCGCGCACCGCTCGGCACCGGAGGTGCAATAAAAAAGGCGGCAAAACTCTTGCGCGAAAAATCGTTCCTTGTGATAAACGGAGACATACTTTCCACAATAGACATAAGAAAACTATACAAAAAACCAAACTGCATCGCACTCGTGGAGCTGCGCACCAGGTTTGGCACAGTTGATCTGGACGGCGACAAAATAACCAGATTCAAGGAGAAAAAGCCGATCCGCGCAGTGTGGATGAACTCAGGCATATACCATCTTCAAAAAGACATAGTAGGAGGCCTGCCATCAAAGGGGGCAATCGAGGACACGGCATTCCTAAAATACGCAGCAGGCGGGAGATTGTTTGGAATAAAATTTTCAGACGATTTTTGGTGCTCCATCGACTCTCACAAAGACATCGAGGAATGCTCAAAGACAATGAAGATGAAAAATTATGAAAAGTTTGTCAAGCAGGGATAA
- a CDS encoding threonine synthase, which produces MNDNAFLKCIDPTCGLEYPIKSRNIECERGHLLDVKYKKTPSPELKELFYTRRNPQGNIFNESGVWRFRELLNFCQIDTADRDECSKYLVSLDGAEGRQSKPYQMSKVAEFIGINHDNLWLQPEGYNPSGSFKDNGMSTAVTHAKLISAKKVICASTGNTSAAAAMYAANENMECDVYIPAGQIAPGKLSQAYQFGAQIVQVQGNFDDALAKSLDDAKNHDGYTVNSVNPFRIEGQKTIPYRAIEYLNWNPPDWIVYPGGALGNISSCGKALMELYEWGWIKKVPRIAVINSEGASTLYDLYNGEFEGAKLRWNKGKPDTELIKRYYAHLDEKGIRPKTKATAIQIGRPANILKGLRALEYTNGIVEKVSDSEMLDGMSIVGLNGFDCEMASGASPAGIKKLVEKEIIKRDDVVVGILTGRQKDSSLPVDYHNNPQNRFAIPPRG; this is translated from the coding sequence TTGAACGACAACGCGTTTCTAAAGTGCATAGACCCCACTTGTGGATTAGAATACCCAATAAAGTCAAGGAACATCGAGTGCGAACGGGGTCACCTTTTGGACGTAAAATACAAGAAAACGCCATCCCCTGAGCTAAAGGAGCTTTTCTACACAAGGCGCAACCCACAGGGAAACATCTTCAACGAGAGCGGCGTGTGGCGTTTTCGAGAGCTTCTCAATTTTTGCCAGATAGACACCGCGGACAGGGACGAGTGCTCAAAGTATCTAGTCTCGCTTGACGGCGCAGAGGGAAGGCAGTCAAAGCCGTACCAGATGTCAAAGGTGGCAGAATTTATCGGAATTAATCATGATAATCTGTGGTTGCAGCCAGAAGGGTATAACCCGAGTGGCTCATTCAAGGACAACGGCATGTCGACTGCAGTGACACATGCAAAGCTCATCTCTGCAAAAAAGGTAATCTGCGCATCCACCGGAAACACGTCTGCTGCTGCCGCAATGTATGCAGCAAACGAGAACATGGAATGCGACGTGTACATCCCGGCAGGACAGATTGCACCAGGAAAGCTGTCGCAGGCGTATCAGTTCGGGGCGCAGATAGTACAGGTGCAGGGAAACTTTGATGACGCACTGGCAAAGTCGCTTGATGATGCAAAAAATCATGACGGATACACCGTAAACTCGGTGAACCCGTTTAGGATAGAGGGGCAAAAGACAATCCCATACAGGGCAATAGAATACCTCAACTGGAATCCGCCGGACTGGATAGTATATCCGGGAGGCGCGCTTGGCAACATATCCAGTTGTGGAAAGGCACTCATGGAGCTGTACGAATGGGGCTGGATCAAAAAGGTGCCAAGAATCGCAGTAATCAACTCTGAGGGTGCAAGTACTCTATACGACTTGTACAATGGCGAGTTCGAGGGTGCAAAGCTTCGCTGGAACAAGGGCAAGCCGGACACCGAACTCATAAAAAGATACTATGCACACCTGGACGAAAAGGGAATCCGGCCAAAGACAAAGGCCACTGCCATACAGATAGGCAGGCCGGCAAACATACTCAAGGGGCTGAGGGCACTAGAGTACACAAATGGAATAGTGGAAAAGGTGTCAGATTCCGAGATGCTTGACGGCATGTCAATAGTCGGCCTCAACGGATTTGACTGCGAGATGGCATCAGGTGCGTCGCCGGCAGGAATCAAAAAGCTTGTCGAAAAAGAGATCATCAAAAGGGACGACGTGGTTGTAGGAATACTCACGGGAAGGCAGAAAGACTCTAGTCTGCCGGTGGACTACCACAACAACCCTCAGAACAGGTTTGCGATTCCACCAAGAGGATGA
- a CDS encoding DsbA family protein, translated as MAIHGPSLGIGAAISAAAIIGVLYALNGVAPDAVFKADDIQPSEAENAQIAAQEGVQDTVDLSVLYDNGSPILGDANAPITIIEFGDYQCFYCNRFFHDTESLIHENYIQTGKAKMIFKDYVIIGEDSVVAAHAAHCANEQGKFWEYHDTLYGHWNGENNGWASEENQYKFAQEVGLDITAFTECMTSQKYNAIIQASTNDAKRLGLTGTPAFFVIGENNKIVKVPGAQPYDVFVSVLDSPELRGN; from the coding sequence TTGGCAATTCACGGACCATCGCTTGGAATAGGCGCTGCAATCTCCGCAGCTGCAATAATAGGAGTACTGTATGCCCTAAACGGAGTTGCTCCAGATGCCGTCTTCAAGGCAGACGACATCCAACCGTCAGAGGCGGAAAACGCCCAGATAGCTGCGCAGGAAGGAGTGCAAGATACGGTTGATCTTTCAGTGTTGTACGACAACGGCTCTCCTATTCTAGGGGATGCAAACGCGCCAATTACAATAATAGAGTTTGGCGACTATCAGTGTTTTTACTGTAACAGGTTTTTCCATGACACTGAAAGTTTGATTCATGAAAACTATATCCAGACAGGCAAGGCAAAAATGATCTTCAAGGACTATGTCATAATAGGCGAGGACTCTGTTGTCGCAGCCCATGCGGCACACTGTGCGAATGAGCAGGGCAAGTTCTGGGAGTACCACGACACACTGTACGGTCACTGGAACGGCGAGAATAACGGATGGGCCTCAGAGGAGAACCAGTACAAGTTTGCGCAAGAGGTGGGACTCGACATTACTGCATTTACAGAATGCATGACCAGCCAGAAATACAACGCAATAATACAGGCAAGCACAAACGACGCAAAGCGCCTAGGACTTACAGGGACGCCTGCATTCTTTGTGATTGGAGAGAACAACAAGATTGTCAAGGTGCCAGGCGCGCAGCCATACGACGTATTTGTGAGCGTCCTTGACTCACCCGAGCTTAGGGGCAACTAG
- a CDS encoding Zn-ribbon domain-containing OB-fold protein codes for MNVFESELRNGRFVVGECQKCRRISWPPGEFCSTCFGDLSWRPIMEHGTLVEASSKDGKVFGIAEFEGVVRVIGTISNGQNAKPGQRVKVTKCTFDRAPRFTLEIE; via the coding sequence ATGAACGTCTTTGAGTCCGAGCTGAGAAATGGAAGATTTGTAGTAGGTGAGTGCCAGAAATGCCGCAGGATATCCTGGCCCCCTGGCGAGTTTTGCAGCACATGTTTTGGAGACTTGTCATGGAGGCCAATCATGGAACACGGGACACTTGTCGAGGCATCATCTAAGGACGGCAAGGTGTTTGGAATTGCAGAATTTGAGGGAGTGGTGCGCGTAATTGGCACTATATCCAATGGCCAGAATGCAAAACCAGGGCAAAGGGTCAAGGTGACAAAATGCACATTTGACAGGGCACCTAGGTTCACACTTGAGATCGAGTGA
- a CDS encoding cation diffusion facilitator family transporter, which yields MGIGSKKAVYAALLGNLGIAITKFIAAVFSGSASMWAEAYHSASDTFNQVLLLFGMKTSTKAASYRHQFGYGRELFFWSFIVATMLFGISGILSLEQGVSSLTEGNHRIENVEISYIVLAIAFGFEGNALRIALKQFTRDIRDKGEKVTAKSMIAHFKESKDTVILTVVVEDSAALLGIAIAATGIFLSDWTGNYIYDSISSLLIGSLLMFFAFFLAKENRGLLIGESITPKEYKRIVRSIKEIAEVNKIISMRTMHMGPEDILVGVQVNLVDNLDTDKIETITDLIEQKIMKVIPYTNREHIFVEIERERKT from the coding sequence TTGGGCATAGGATCTAAAAAGGCAGTCTACGCTGCACTACTTGGAAATTTAGGAATAGCCATTACGAAATTCATTGCAGCCGTATTTAGTGGCAGTGCTTCGATGTGGGCAGAGGCATACCACTCTGCATCAGACACGTTCAACCAAGTTCTCCTGCTGTTTGGAATGAAGACCAGTACAAAGGCCGCAAGCTACCGCCACCAGTTCGGGTACGGAAGGGAGCTGTTCTTCTGGTCGTTCATAGTTGCCACGATGCTTTTTGGCATATCAGGCATACTCTCGCTAGAGCAGGGCGTCTCGTCGCTGACTGAGGGAAACCACAGAATCGAAAACGTCGAGATAAGCTACATAGTACTGGCAATTGCGTTTGGATTTGAGGGCAATGCGCTCAGAATAGCACTAAAACAATTCACGCGAGACATCCGGGACAAGGGCGAAAAGGTCACAGCCAAGTCCATGATTGCTCATTTTAAGGAAAGCAAGGACACCGTGATTTTGACAGTAGTAGTCGAGGACTCGGCAGCCCTCCTAGGAATAGCAATTGCTGCAACAGGAATATTCCTCTCAGACTGGACTGGGAACTACATCTACGACTCGATAAGCTCGCTCCTAATTGGCAGCCTTTTGATGTTCTTTGCATTCTTTTTGGCAAAGGAAAACCGAGGACTGCTCATAGGCGAATCCATAACGCCAAAGGAGTACAAGAGGATAGTCAGATCAATCAAAGAGATTGCCGAGGTGAACAAGATAATCTCCATGAGGACCATGCACATGGGTCCAGAAGACATCCTAGTTGGAGTCCAAGTCAACCTAGTGGACAACCTAGACACGGACAAAATCGAGACCATTACGGATTTGATTGAACAGAAGATAATGAAGGTCATCCCGTACACGAACCGGGAGCACATCTTTGTGGAGATAGAGCGAGAGCGTAAGACCTAA
- a CDS encoding type II glyceraldehyde-3-phosphate dehydrogenase, translated as MKKVFINGYGSIGSRLAQFIKDDPEITLIGVGKYSPDEKVADAISRGFDVYVPEKKIDAFKNYNVKGTIESAVSDCDLVVDAAPGGSGYTNKVTLYEPKNVLAIYQGGESVFGEHRVSDLLFNSRVNYSEAFGKRHVMQGSCNVTGMGRILQPLREKYGSQIIRFDGILVRRWADLEQTEKQVVDTIEWTPNPHHGDDVKHYLGEKTPLFLQVIKVPTRQMHLHMMNVRFKDATPRPSEILDLFKDEYGVATLWTAKGTKQIRDAAESMKFSFKDTNMIHIHANMLECIGDTVKMVYSDDQTGIVIPENHMLMQAMLFQKSYGDAFKHTEKLFHMGEKKKSLEAMFAQK; from the coding sequence ATGAAGAAGGTCTTCATTAACGGCTATGGCTCAATAGGCAGCCGGCTTGCGCAGTTTATCAAAGATGACCCAGAAATTACGCTGATCGGAGTGGGTAAATACTCGCCGGATGAAAAGGTCGCAGACGCAATCTCTCGCGGCTTTGATGTATATGTGCCGGAAAAAAAGATTGACGCCTTTAAAAATTACAATGTAAAGGGAACCATCGAGTCTGCAGTATCTGACTGCGACTTGGTGGTGGATGCAGCCCCGGGAGGCAGCGGGTACACAAACAAAGTCACACTATACGAGCCAAAAAACGTCCTTGCAATATATCAGGGAGGCGAGTCCGTGTTCGGAGAGCACCGCGTCTCTGACCTGCTGTTCAACTCGCGTGTAAACTATTCTGAGGCCTTTGGAAAAAGGCACGTCATGCAGGGAAGCTGCAACGTCACCGGCATGGGACGCATACTGCAGCCACTGCGCGAAAAATACGGCTCACAGATAATTCGATTTGACGGAATCCTGGTGCGCAGGTGGGCAGACCTTGAGCAGACAGAAAAACAGGTGGTAGACACAATAGAGTGGACCCCCAACCCGCATCATGGCGACGACGTAAAGCACTATCTTGGAGAAAAGACGCCGTTGTTCCTGCAGGTGATCAAGGTACCTACCAGGCAGATGCACCTTCACATGATGAACGTGCGATTCAAGGATGCGACGCCAAGGCCGTCTGAAATACTCGACCTGTTCAAGGACGAGTACGGTGTTGCCACGCTGTGGACTGCAAAGGGAACAAAGCAGATTCGCGATGCCGCAGAATCAATGAAGTTCAGCTTCAAGGACACCAACATGATACACATACACGCAAACATGCTAGAGTGCATAGGAGACACAGTAAAGATGGTGTACTCTGACGACCAGACCGGAATCGTCATTCCTGAAAACCACATGCTGATGCAAGCAATGCTCTTCCAAAAGTCATACGGGGATGCGTTCAAACACACGGAAAAGCTGTTCCACATGGGAGAGAAGAAAAAGTCGCTTGAAGCGATGTTTGCCCAAAAATAA
- a CDS encoding LLM class flavin-dependent oxidoreductase, which translates to MKLSYSLGSLLSVEDLLSCAKKASRFRPEAIWIPETWGMENFAMLGAVSQRTESKIGSSIINIYSRSPALIAMGAATVDTISNKRLILGLGTSSVPIVEGLHGYKFERPLTRMREYVEIIRLALSGKKINYSGKIFSLDGFTLLVKPPRQDIPIYIAAINKKMVDLTWETADGVIFYLRPLSEMAKTISMMQSKRRIDVACQFITSVAEDAQTAMERAKKTLAFYISVGEIYRKFLAENGFRGETEAIYEEYQRSGLKSNHSLVTEKMLESLTICGSPDDCKRQLRHIYEAGVTHPIIQFNPVGDVGESFDLLTKTFSDAN; encoded by the coding sequence ATGAAGCTGTCGTATAGCCTGGGCTCGCTTTTGTCCGTTGAGGATCTTTTGTCATGCGCCAAAAAGGCGTCAAGGTTTAGACCAGAGGCAATCTGGATCCCAGAAACATGGGGGATGGAAAATTTCGCAATGCTTGGCGCAGTGTCGCAGAGGACCGAATCCAAGATAGGCTCATCAATTATCAACATCTACTCGCGCAGCCCCGCCCTGATTGCAATGGGCGCTGCCACAGTAGATACCATATCAAACAAGAGGCTTATTCTTGGGCTTGGCACAAGCAGCGTGCCGATAGTCGAGGGCCTTCACGGATACAAATTTGAGAGGCCGCTTACGCGGATGCGGGAGTATGTCGAGATAATCAGGCTTGCGCTGTCCGGCAAAAAGATCAATTACTCTGGCAAGATATTCTCGCTTGACGGCTTTACTCTTTTGGTAAAACCCCCAAGGCAGGACATTCCAATATACATTGCGGCAATCAACAAAAAGATGGTCGACCTCACGTGGGAGACTGCAGACGGAGTCATATTCTATCTGAGGCCGCTCTCAGAGATGGCCAAGACAATCTCAATGATGCAGTCAAAAAGAAGAATCGACGTTGCGTGCCAGTTCATCACAAGTGTCGCAGAGGATGCACAGACTGCGATGGAGCGGGCAAAAAAGACGCTGGCGTTCTACATATCGGTTGGCGAGATTTACAGAAAGTTCCTTGCAGAGAACGGATTTAGGGGTGAGACGGAGGCGATTTACGAGGAATACCAAAGGTCCGGCCTCAAATCAAACCATTCCCTAGTTACAGAAAAGATGCTAGAATCGCTTACAATATGCGGCAGCCCGGACGACTGCAAGAGGCAGCTGAGGCACATCTACGAGGCAGGCGTTACTCACCCAATAATTCAGTTCAACCCTGTAGGCGATGTTGGCGAATCGTTTGATCTTCTCACAAAGACGTTCAGTGATGCAAATTGA
- a CDS encoding YkgJ family cysteine cluster protein, whose translation MEFNCIKDCSQCCIEREYYPSKRFGKIGVLILPQEKERIEGLAKTHKIDVTILPRVGTSNKTDSDPTEIIAYQMMGIEKNGNTCPFLDTASDKRSPHGGFTCRIYQDRPLACKAYPVIDDSPITLDAKCKFCQQYKTADQNLASEIESLIQIKNTVSSDAKVVWRYATGVGDQDDMQDIETGWICLQ comes from the coding sequence ATGGAGTTTAATTGCATCAAGGACTGCTCGCAATGCTGCATAGAAAGGGAGTACTATCCATCAAAAAGGTTCGGCAAGATAGGAGTGCTCATCCTGCCGCAGGAAAAGGAGCGAATTGAGGGGCTTGCCAAGACGCACAAAATAGATGTGACAATTCTGCCACGAGTCGGAACGTCAAACAAGACGGATTCAGACCCGACAGAGATAATCGCATACCAGATGATGGGAATTGAGAAGAACGGTAACACGTGCCCGTTCTTGGACACGGCATCAGACAAGAGATCCCCACACGGCGGATTCACATGCAGAATTTACCAGGACAGGCCGCTTGCGTGCAAGGCATACCCGGTAATAGACGACTCTCCGATAACGCTTGACGCAAAGTGCAAGTTCTGCCAGCAGTACAAGACTGCGGATCAGAATCTCGCATCGGAGATAGAATCGCTGATTCAGATAAAAAACACAGTCTCATCCGATGCAAAGGTGGTGTGGCGGTACGCAACAGGAGTCGGAGATCAGGACGACATGCAGGATATAGAGACAGGATGGATTTGCCTGCAGTAA
- a CDS encoding resolvase, producing the protein MRQARKPAVAIAEIEQAPRKDNVKIARTRRQRGYHWEDTLVKRFNCLDGWKAFRLGSPSVALPDILAVSTKNSTIFTIEAKSGTTNSLVVPFDQVQRCLKWVNTFELYGTRRVIFAFKFLSKKRIGLGQYEKRELREYYKVWDTKRQPIDFACNYDGTTYLLADGKRQKADFEDYAMPFSTRHARTAPSADE; encoded by the coding sequence GTGAGACAGGCAAGGAAACCGGCAGTTGCCATAGCAGAGATCGAGCAGGCCCCAAGAAAAGACAACGTAAAGATAGCGCGCACCAGAAGACAGCGCGGATACCACTGGGAGGACACACTCGTCAAAAGGTTCAACTGCCTCGACGGATGGAAGGCGTTCAGGCTTGGCTCGCCAAGCGTGGCGCTGCCAGACATTTTGGCAGTAAGTACCAAAAACAGCACCATATTTACAATCGAGGCAAAGTCAGGGACAACAAACTCGCTGGTGGTGCCGTTTGATCAGGTGCAGCGATGCCTCAAGTGGGTCAACACGTTCGAATTGTACGGGACAAGAAGGGTGATCTTTGCATTCAAGTTCCTCTCAAAGAAGAGAATAGGTCTTGGCCAGTACGAAAAACGCGAGCTGCGCGAATACTACAAGGTCTGGGACACAAAGCGTCAGCCGATAGACTTTGCGTGCAACTACGACGGAACCACGTACCTTCTAGCCGACGGAAAGCGTCAAAAGGCAGACTTTGAGGACTATGCCATGCCGTTTAGCACCAGGCACGCAAGAACTGCCCCTAGTGCCGACGAGTGA
- a CDS encoding thiolase family protein has protein sequence MKVAVAGYSTTKFSLDDIPVESVLLSAAVRLFQSTPNLGQKDVDAVLVSTNENKKYLAAIVSELAGISPKISHSIESLCNSGTNSLVSAYSHIASGLADVALVIGAERFDSPGQVLEWDMTRGEYTHPVFWASMFTKAHKRMFGTTDEDLAYVSAKNHRNAQDNPDAYSPKKYTVDEIMNSKRLTDDLRLLDCSRPCTGGAAVLLASESAAKRFTDSPVWISGIGQRTTSASFAKNSLTTLESTQDAALQALSMAGITPSQIDVAEIHDAFSVCELMVLEDIGIAKKGTASKYVSDLYNTENKMINPRGGLIGAGHPLGATGVAQVAEIARHLQDNAGSRQIPGASTGLVQNMSAAATSSTVLVLKS, from the coding sequence TTGAAGGTAGCAGTTGCAGGATATTCCACTACAAAGTTTTCCCTAGATGATATTCCAGTGGAGAGCGTTCTGCTTTCTGCTGCAGTGCGTCTGTTTCAGAGCACGCCAAACCTTGGGCAAAAAGACGTTGATGCCGTATTGGTCTCAACCAACGAGAACAAAAAATATCTTGCGGCAATCGTCTCCGAGCTTGCTGGAATCTCACCTAAAATATCCCACAGTATCGAAAGCCTCTGCAATTCCGGGACAAACTCGCTGGTGTCTGCATATTCGCACATTGCGTCAGGTCTTGCAGACGTCGCTTTGGTAATAGGCGCCGAGAGATTCGACAGTCCGGGGCAGGTGCTTGAGTGGGACATGACGCGCGGAGAGTACACACACCCGGTATTTTGGGCATCCATGTTCACAAAGGCGCACAAGCGCATGTTTGGGACAACGGATGAGGATCTTGCATACGTTTCTGCAAAAAACCACAGAAACGCGCAGGACAATCCAGATGCATACAGTCCGAAAAAATACACAGTAGACGAGATTATGAACTCCAAAAGACTCACAGACGATCTCAGGCTGCTTGATTGCTCAAGGCCGTGTACAGGAGGGGCTGCAGTACTGCTTGCGTCAGAGTCTGCCGCAAAAAGGTTCACCGACTCCCCAGTATGGATTTCAGGAATAGGCCAGAGGACAACATCTGCAAGCTTTGCCAAAAACAGCCTCACCACGCTAGAGTCCACGCAGGATGCAGCATTACAGGCGCTTTCCATGGCAGGCATCACGCCGTCGCAAATAGATGTGGCAGAGATTCACGACGCATTTTCCGTCTGCGAGTTGATGGTGCTAGAGGACATAGGGATTGCAAAAAAAGGGACCGCCTCAAAATACGTATCAGACCTGTACAACACTGAAAATAAAATGATAAACCCAAGGGGCGGACTGATTGGCGCAGGTCACCCGCTTGGAGCAACAGGCGTAGCACAGGTAGCTGAGATAGCAAGGCACCTCCAAGATAATGCCGGAAGCAGGCAGATCCCGGGCGCAAGTACCGGCCTTGTGCAGAACATGTCTGCTGCTGCGACATCCTCGACTGTTTTGGTGCTAAAATCATGA
- a CDS encoding DedA family protein, translating into MLEIQTFIQWISALVSDYLYLGVFVAGMIETVFPPIPTAAVFPFAGYVASQNNMGILEVIGLGIAGGAGATIGSTVIYVISMKLGRIALLRYLKYARISDERLAKIERWFEKHGDKAVFFGRMAPVVREMISIPAGLLKMKPVKFVTYTFCGSCVWSIALTVAGYYFGRITLQIF; encoded by the coding sequence TTGCTAGAAATCCAGACGTTCATCCAGTGGATATCGGCGCTCGTCTCAGACTATCTGTATCTTGGTGTGTTTGTAGCAGGCATGATAGAGACTGTGTTTCCCCCAATTCCGACTGCGGCAGTATTTCCGTTTGCAGGATACGTGGCATCGCAAAACAACATGGGAATCCTTGAGGTAATAGGGCTTGGCATTGCCGGAGGGGCAGGGGCCACAATTGGGTCCACAGTCATTTATGTAATATCTATGAAGCTTGGGCGCATTGCGCTCCTAAGGTACCTCAAGTATGCCAGGATATCAGATGAGCGCCTGGCAAAGATAGAGAGATGGTTTGAAAAACATGGTGACAAGGCGGTGTTCTTTGGGAGGATGGCTCCCGTGGTTCGAGAGATGATATCGATTCCGGCAGGACTGCTAAAGATGAAGCCTGTCAAGTTTGTCACATACACGTTCTGCGGCTCGTGTGTGTGGAGCATCGCACTCACCGTTGCAGGATACTACTTTGGCCGCATCACGTTGCAGATTTTCTAG